A single region of the Plantactinospora soyae genome encodes:
- a CDS encoding ATP-binding protein: protein MTPDHGSDRIPIGFDELLRRCRLAAGLTQVELAQRAGVGVRTVRDLERGRSSRPQRTTVELLATALALAGQDRTDFVASARGQAGPVPETVAGTPIRRLPARGLGLPDPGELIGRDRDVAELAAMLTERPQLTPGVVSLVGLAGVGKTGLALKVAQRVAGEFPGGVSGIVMIEGSTEGDVLAAVAMVFGVGRASELAGRFSDVPSLLLVDAVERAPGAAVEALNRLAGTAPMLRILATGRHPVGLPGERVRPVTPLEVPPVDAPAELAALTEYPAVALLLARLRQIRPEPPRPDEVLALVELVRRLGGLPLAIELASAHGRVLDLNEILDRYGNRVLDLGSPPVAREAAVTLRDAVAASYRLLGAGERSALRRLSMLRNRWSVELAEAMLDDDPSSTGRILPAPGAHSAPGAHSALGDHSAPAGNPAPAGPDSGGDPVRVLDRLLALGLISSRGTGPLRFRLLDVVRDFAAERAAADGELAAIRGRHAAVFARLAGRVAPDLAGGKLVEAVGLLDEVAGDLWTALAHSANDDPHTALRLAANLARWWRYRGRDVAGRQWLRRLLDDPRTADADPTARAWAQVGVAQLAQEHGAGPQEMPAVEAALTAFQRLRDVPGELAARSVLCGLWTAVGGHDEARRHGEAALELATRTGRIRDMAVSQNNLTWHEIRIGDLRAARRRLAAVDRLAGECGEERLRVLARANLTEVTRLEGRYADAVRQGRRVMAALVALGDPGHRRRVLGTVGLALAQDGRLDEAAAVLAELRARRTVGSGGRAAEPESGRAAVDEAVPREDGICALIEASLAMQRGDREWAAEWFAAAAQASAGSRDQRDVAEALVGLVASTDDPAARAVAVKSLDQVCREGGIVLLPRERAMINLAGLDQGTFGDD from the coding sequence ATGACTCCGGATCATGGCTCCGACCGGATCCCGATCGGCTTCGACGAGTTGCTTCGCCGGTGCCGGTTGGCGGCCGGCCTGACCCAGGTCGAACTCGCCCAGCGGGCCGGGGTCGGGGTCCGTACGGTCCGGGACCTCGAACGGGGCCGCTCGTCCCGTCCGCAGCGTACGACCGTCGAACTGCTGGCGACGGCACTGGCGCTCGCCGGCCAGGACCGGACCGACTTCGTCGCCTCGGCCCGTGGCCAGGCAGGACCGGTTCCCGAGACGGTCGCCGGTACGCCGATCCGCCGACTTCCCGCCCGTGGCCTGGGCCTGCCCGATCCGGGTGAGTTGATCGGACGGGATCGGGACGTCGCCGAGTTGGCCGCGATGCTGACCGAGCGACCACAGTTGACACCCGGGGTGGTGAGCCTGGTCGGCCTGGCCGGGGTCGGGAAAACCGGCCTGGCCCTCAAGGTCGCCCAGCGGGTGGCCGGCGAGTTTCCCGGCGGGGTCAGCGGGATCGTGATGATCGAGGGTTCCACCGAGGGTGACGTACTGGCCGCCGTCGCCATGGTGTTCGGGGTCGGCCGGGCGAGCGAGCTGGCCGGCCGCTTCTCCGACGTACCCTCGTTGCTGCTCGTCGATGCCGTCGAACGGGCCCCGGGAGCGGCGGTCGAGGCGCTGAACCGGCTTGCCGGGACCGCGCCGATGCTCCGGATCCTGGCCACCGGCCGGCATCCGGTCGGGTTGCCCGGCGAGCGGGTCCGGCCGGTGACCCCCCTGGAGGTGCCGCCTGTCGACGCCCCGGCCGAGTTGGCGGCGCTGACCGAGTACCCGGCGGTCGCGCTGCTGCTCGCCCGGCTGCGCCAGATCCGCCCCGAGCCGCCGCGCCCGGACGAGGTGCTCGCGCTCGTCGAACTGGTACGCCGACTCGGCGGGCTGCCGCTGGCGATCGAGCTGGCCTCGGCGCACGGCCGGGTGCTCGATCTCAACGAGATTCTCGACCGGTACGGAAATCGGGTGCTCGACCTCGGCAGCCCACCCGTCGCCCGCGAGGCGGCGGTGACCCTGCGGGACGCCGTGGCGGCGAGTTACCGGTTGCTCGGAGCCGGCGAGCGGTCCGCGCTGCGCCGGCTGTCGATGCTCCGCAACCGGTGGTCGGTGGAGCTGGCGGAGGCCATGCTCGACGACGATCCGTCCTCGACGGGTCGCATCCTCCCCGCCCCGGGCGCTCACTCAGCCCCGGGCGCTCACTCAGCCCTGGGCGATCACTCGGCCCCGGCTGGAAACCCGGCCCCGGCCGGGCCGGACAGCGGCGGGGACCCGGTCCGGGTGCTCGACCGCCTGCTGGCGCTGGGGCTGATCAGTTCCCGGGGTACCGGGCCGCTCCGGTTCCGACTGCTCGACGTCGTACGCGACTTCGCCGCCGAGCGGGCGGCGGCCGACGGCGAACTGGCGGCGATCCGGGGTCGGCACGCGGCCGTGTTCGCCCGGTTGGCCGGTCGGGTCGCACCGGACCTGGCCGGCGGGAAGCTCGTCGAGGCGGTCGGCCTGCTGGACGAGGTGGCCGGCGACCTCTGGACCGCGCTGGCACACTCGGCCAACGACGATCCGCACACGGCGCTCCGGCTGGCCGCGAACCTTGCCCGCTGGTGGCGCTACCGGGGGCGGGACGTCGCCGGTCGGCAGTGGCTGCGCCGGCTGCTGGACGATCCCCGTACCGCCGATGCGGATCCCACGGCACGGGCCTGGGCGCAGGTGGGTGTGGCGCAGCTCGCCCAGGAACACGGCGCCGGGCCGCAGGAGATGCCGGCCGTGGAGGCGGCGTTGACGGCGTTCCAACGGTTGCGGGACGTCCCCGGCGAACTCGCCGCCCGCAGTGTGCTCTGTGGACTCTGGACCGCCGTCGGCGGGCACGACGAGGCCCGGCGGCACGGCGAGGCGGCGTTGGAGCTGGCCACCCGTACCGGTCGGATCCGGGACATGGCGGTGTCGCAGAACAACCTGACCTGGCACGAGATCCGGATCGGTGACCTGCGTGCGGCTCGGCGGCGGTTGGCGGCGGTGGACCGGCTGGCCGGCGAGTGCGGCGAGGAGCGGCTCCGGGTACTGGCCCGGGCGAACCTCACCGAGGTGACCCGGCTGGAGGGCCGGTACGCGGACGCGGTCCGGCAGGGGCGCCGGGTGATGGCGGCGCTGGTCGCGCTCGGGGATCCCGGCCACCGTCGACGGGTTCTCGGCACGGTCGGGCTCGCGCTCGCCCAGGACGGACGGCTCGACGAGGCGGCGGCGGTACTCGCCGAGCTTCGGGCGCGTAGGACGGTGGGTTCTGGCGGCCGGGCGGCCGAGCCGGAGTCGGGTCGCGCGGCGGTCGACGAGGCCGTACCCCGGGAGGACGGGATCTGTGCGCTCATCGAGGCGAGCCTGGCGATGCAGCGGGGTGACCGGGAGTGGGCGGCCGAGTGGTTCGCGGCGGCGGCCCAGGCCAGCGCCGGGTCCAGGGATCAGCGGGACGTCGCCGAGGCGTTGGTCGGCCTGGTGGCCAGCACCGACGATCCGGCGGCGCGGGCGGTGGCGGTCAAAAGCCTTGATCAGGTTTGCCGGGAGGGCGGGATCGTCCTGTTGCCCCGGGAGCGGGCCATGATCAACCTCGCTGGGCTCGACCAGGGCACCTTCGGTGACGACTGA
- a CDS encoding YceI family protein, with translation MSSSTESATRSWEGLTIPAPGTYLLDQAHKRVGFVARHMMVSKVRGQFREAEATITVTENPLESAVSATISTGSIDTGATDRDNHLRSGDFLEVEQFPTLEYRSTGVKSHSGNEFVLTGDLTIKGVTRQVDLEVEFEGAGRSPFGQDLFGFTATTEIDREEFGLTWNVALETGGVLVSKKIKIEIEGEAIRQA, from the coding sequence ATGAGCAGCAGCACCGAATCCGCCACCCGTTCGTGGGAAGGGCTGACGATCCCGGCCCCGGGTACGTACCTGCTCGACCAGGCGCACAAGCGCGTCGGGTTCGTGGCTCGACACATGATGGTGAGCAAGGTGCGCGGCCAGTTCCGTGAGGCCGAGGCGACCATCACGGTAACGGAGAACCCGCTCGAGTCCGCGGTGTCCGCCACCATCTCGACCGGCAGCATCGACACCGGCGCGACTGACCGCGACAACCACCTGCGCAGCGGTGACTTCCTCGAGGTGGAGCAGTTCCCGACGCTGGAGTACCGCAGCACCGGCGTCAAGTCGCACAGCGGCAACGAGTTCGTGCTCACCGGCGATCTCACGATCAAGGGCGTGACCCGCCAGGTCGACCTTGAGGTCGAGTTCGAGGGCGCCGGACGTAGCCCGTTCGGCCAGGACCTCTTCGGCTTCACCGCCACCACCGAGATCGACCGGGAAGAGTTCGGCCTGACCTGGAACGTCGCGCTGGAGACCGGCGGCGTGCTGGTCAGCAAGAAGATCAAGATCGAGATCGAGGGCGAGGCCATTCGCCAGGCATGA
- a CDS encoding MarR family winged helix-turn-helix transcriptional regulator: protein MGLVMEVHAGLAARFAAQFEEHDLSSVEFEVLMRLARSPQHELRMTDLAAQTSLSTSGVTRVVDRMERDGLLCRRACPSDRRSAYAVVTESGMTRLDETLPGHIQLIEDWFISQLDSAALDNLLDSLRIVRDAVHPGATAGSAGRAGDC from the coding sequence ATGGGCCTGGTCATGGAGGTGCACGCCGGGCTCGCGGCCAGATTCGCCGCCCAGTTCGAGGAGCACGACCTCTCGTCCGTGGAGTTCGAGGTCCTGATGCGGCTGGCCCGATCGCCCCAGCACGAACTCCGGATGACCGACCTTGCCGCACAGACCTCCCTCTCCACCAGTGGGGTGACCCGGGTCGTCGACCGGATGGAGCGCGACGGGCTGCTCTGCCGGCGCGCCTGCCCCTCCGACCGGCGCAGCGCGTACGCGGTCGTGACGGAGTCCGGCATGACGAGGCTCGACGAGACGCTCCCCGGACACATCCAGCTCATCGAGGACTGGTTCATCAGTCAGCTCGACTCCGCCGCACTGGACAACCTGCTCGATTCCCTCCGGATCGTCCGGGACGCGGTTCACCCGGGTGCCACCGCCGGAAGCGCGGGCCGGGCCGGCGACTGCTGA